One genomic window of Onychostoma macrolepis isolate SWU-2019 chromosome 25, ASM1243209v1, whole genome shotgun sequence includes the following:
- the psma4 gene encoding proteasome subunit alpha type-4, which yields MSRRYDSRTTIFSPEGRLYQVEYAMEAIGHAGTCLGILANDGVLLAAERRNIHKLLDEVFFSEKIYKLNEDMACSVAGITSDANVLTNELRLIAQRYLLQYQEPIPCEQLVTALCDIKQAYTQFGGKRPFGVSLLYMGWDKHYGFQLYQSDPSGNYGGWKATCIGNNSAAAVSMLKQDFKEGEMTLSSALALAVKVLNKTMDVSKLSAEKVEIATLTRENGKTRIKVLKQKEVEELIKKHEAEEAKAEKDKKEKEQKEKDK from the exons ATG TCTCGGAGATATGACTCAAGGACGACTATCTTCTCTCCAGAGG GTCGTCTGTATCAGGTAGAATATGCCATGGAGGCCATCGGTCACGCTGGCACCTGTCTGGGCATCCTGGCCAATGACGGCGTGCTGCTGGCGGCAGAGAGGAGGAACATCCACAAACTTCTGGACGAGGTGTTCTTCTCCGAGAAGATTTACAAACTCAATGA AGACATGGCATGCAGTGTAGCGGGAATTACATCAGATGCCAACGTCCTCACAAACGAGCTGAGACTCATCGCACAGAG GTACCTGCTGCAGTATCAGGAGCCCATTCCCTGCGAGCAGCTGGTTACTGCGCTGTGTGACATCAAACAGGCTTACACACAGTTTGGAg GTAAAAGGCCCTTTGGTGTGTCTCTGCTGTATATGGGATGGGACAAACACTACGGCTTCCAGCTCTATCAGAGTGACCCCAGCGGAAACTATGGAGGCTGGAAAGCCACTTGCATCGGCAACAACAGCGCA gCTGCTGTGTCAATGCTGAAGCAGGACTTTAAAGAGGGAGAGATGACTCTGTCTTCTGCCCTCGCTCTCGCCGTCAAAGTGCTGAACAAGACCATGGACGTCAGCAAGCTCTCAGCAGAGAAAG TGGAGATCGCCACACTGACAAGAGAGAACGGCAAGACCAGAATCAAAGTCCTCAAGCAGAAGGAAGTGGAAGAACTCATCAAGAAGCACGAAGCAGAAGAGGCCAAAGCAGAGAAAgacaagaaagagaaagaacagaaggagaaagacaaataa